From the genome of Miscanthus floridulus cultivar M001 chromosome 10, ASM1932011v1, whole genome shotgun sequence, one region includes:
- the LOC136487806 gene encoding wall-associated receptor kinase 2-like — protein MTSHSSALVAGLVCLSAVVVVVAMSSWLAAASAAGEGSIGGAECETSCGGVDIPFPFGMGPDHCWLLGFEISCMDTGNGVLKPFLVTRKRKGAEVEVLNISLEQGEVKVLHPISSYCYDAASGMMVASEWGWRLTNYSFSSTANKFTVVGCRVLAYIYIGKTRGRNISASALYQTGCLTRCFRGMMSLNPCSGMGCCQTAIPKGLKYYQVEFDRRLNTSGIGDLGRCSFAVLMDSSNFTSSTSSSNSISSPEFINNDSSSAFNSSRGGKAPVVLDWSIGFEDCKTAVRNPDYACRSSNSFCSDSTSGLGYICKCNQGFHGNPYLRNGCQDIDECLDRTQYPCHGVCTNTDGSFTCDCPTGTRGDASNGECHKDPFPPRAQVAAGIWAGLLVALIAFLSTQVFRHKASKKRRRYFEQHGGRMLLRILETDDNNIAFTLYDRGDLVKATRGFHKANIVGEGAHGTVYKATLGTATVAVKRCKQIDKSRTDEFVQELVVLCRVSHPNIVRLLGCCLHFEAPMLVYEFVPNGTLSDLLHGRPRRRVVTLPTRLRIAAETAEALKHLHSPPHPTLHGDVKPQNILLGDGWVAKVSDFGCSTINDNVQVVPKGTLAYLDPQFLQDFQITEKTDVYSFGVVLIELLTGKNPQAKEWKNLTTTFQDRMGNGTLGDLLDADIVEEGSMGLIYAAAKLVSRCIAAPGNARPAMGQVAVELRQFSDEMPESPEARAALEVEDGRYSYTATEVETTGFSNLPALSTELAR, from the exons ATGACATCCCACTCATCAGCACTAGTAGCAGGACTAGTGTGTCTCAGTGCGGTGGTGGTCGTGGTGGCGATGTCGTCATggctcgccgccgcctccgccgccggagAGGGTAGTATTGGTGGTGCGGAATGTGAAACATCATGCGGCGGCGTAGACATTCCTTTCCCGTTCGGAATGGGACCTGATCACTGCTGGCTGCTGGGATTTGAAATCTCGTGTATGGACACCGGCAACGGCGTCCTTAAGCCGTTCCTGGTTACCAGGAAACGAAAAGGTGCTGAAGTGGAGGTCCTCAACATCTCTCTGGAGCAAGGTGAAGTGAAGGTGCTCCACCCTATCTCTTCGTACTGCTACGACGCTGCATCCGGGATGATGGTGGCCAGCGAGTGGGGCTGGAGATTGACCAATTACAGTTTCTCCAGCACGGCCAACAAGTTCACGGTGGTTGGGTGCCGGGTGCTGGCGTACATATACATCGGCAAGACCCGAGGGAGAAACATTTCTGCTAGTGCTTTGTACCAGACCGGGTGCCTGACCAGGTGCTTTCGCGGCATGATGTCCCTAAACCCTTGCTCCGGGATGGGCTGCTGCCAGACGGCCATCCCCAAGGGTCTCAAGTATTACCAGGTGGAGTTCGACCGTCGGTTGAACACGTCAGGGATCGGCGACCTTGGTCGCTGCAGCTTCGCGGTGCTCATGGACTCGTCCAACTTCACGTCGTCGACCTCCAGCTCCAACAGCATCTCCTCGCCGGAGTTCATCAATAATGACTCGTCATCGGCATTCAACAGCTCCCGTGGTGGAAAGGCGCCGGTGGTCCTTGACTGGTCCATCGGATTTGAAGACTGCAAGACGGCAGTCAGAAACCCTGATTACGCGTGCCGTAGCAGCAACAGCTTCTGCTCTGACTCAACCAGCGGACTAGGCTACATCTGCAAGTGCAACCAAGGTTTCCACGGCAACCCTTACCTTCGTAACGGCTGCCAAG ATATTGATGAGTGCCTTGACCGTACACAATACCCATGCCACGGAGTGTGCACGAATACAGATGGTTCATTCACTTGTGATTGTCCTACGGGCACCCGAGGAGATGCATCTAATGGAGAATGCCACAAAGATCCCTTTCCTCCACGAGCACAGGTGGCCGCTG GAATTTGGGCCGGACTTTTGGTTGCCCTGATTGCTTTTCTTTCCACCCAAGTTTTCCGCCACAAGGCGAGCAAGAAAAGACGACGCTACTTTGAGCAACACGGAGGCCGGATGTTATTGCGAATTCTCGAAACAGATGACAACAACATCGCCTTCACCTTATACGACAGAGGAGACCTAGTGAAGGCCACACGTGGCTTTCACAAGGCCAACATCGTCGGGGAAGGAGCACATGGCACCGTCTACAAGGCCACCCTCGGCACTGCCACTGTCGCGGTGAAGCGATGCAAGCAGATCGACAAGAGCAGGACGGATGAGTTCGTCCAGGAGCTGGTCGTGCTCTGCCGCGTCAGCCACCCAAACATCGTCAGGCTCCTCGGCTGCTGCCTCCATTTCGAGGCGCCCATGCTCGTGTACGAGTTCGTGCCCAACGGGACCCTGAGCGATCTGCTCCACGGCAGGCCTCGGCGCCGGGTAGTGACGCTGCCAACCCGGCTGAGGATCGCCGCGGAGACCGCGGAGGCCCTCAAGCACCTGCactcgccgccgcacccgacgCTCCACGGCGACGTCAAGCCGCAGAACATTCTGCTCGGCGACGGATGGGTCGCTAAGGTGTCCGACTTTGGGTGCTCAACTATCAACGACAACGTGCAGGTGGTGCCCAAGGGCACGCTGGCCTACCTTGACCCTCAGTTTCTACAGGACTTCCAGATAACCGAGAAGACCGACGTCTACAGCTTCGGGGTCGTGCTGATTGAGCTCTTGACTGGTAAGAACCCACAGGCCAAAGAATGGAAGAACCTGACCACAACGTTTCAGGACAGGATGGGAAATGGCACTCTTGGTGATCTTCTAGACGCTGACATAGTCGAGGAAGGGAGCATGGGACTGATATATGCAGCTGCCAAGCTAGTGAGCCGATGTATCGCTGCTCCGGGTAATGCAAGGCCGGCCATGGGACAGGTCGCTGTGGAGCTTCGGCAATTTTCTGATGAAATGCCGGAAAGCCCTGAGGCGCGAGCGGCTCTCGAGGTTGAGGATGGCAGGTATAGCTACACTGCTACTGAGGTTGAAACTACTGGATTTTCTAATCTTCCTGCACTGAGCACAGAACTCGCCCGATGA